The following proteins come from a genomic window of Pseudochaenichthys georgianus chromosome 17, fPseGeo1.2, whole genome shotgun sequence:
- the sdr39u1 gene encoding epimerase family protein SDR39U1 isoform X1: MRVLIGGGSGFVGRELTRLLKNRGHEVTVISRQPGPGKITWGELESHGLPPCEGAVNLAGENLMNPLRWWNESYKKDLFSSRIDSTKSLAQAIAASPNPPHSWVVVSGVACYKPSLTAEYTEESEWTPFDILSKLVKEWEGSALLPDHVTNTTKQVVIRAGAVLGRDGGAMKQMLLPFWLGLGGTLGSGRQPFPWIHISDLAGLIAHALEPPADPPSPSQQVLNGVAPALNTNLEFTRELGRVLRRPTVFPVPAFVMNTLMGSERAVVLMEGQRVVPKRTQEAGFQYKFPDLTSALKEIVGS; this comes from the exons ATGAGAGTTTTAATTG GAGGGGGATCTGGCTTCGTTGGACGAGAACTTACTCGCCTGCTGAAAAACAGAGGTCATGAGGTCACAGTGATATCTCGCCAGCCTGGCCCTGGGAAAATAACATGG GGGGAGTTGGAGTCTCATGGCCTCCCACCATGTGAGGGTGCCGTCAACCTGGCTGGAGAGAATCTAATGAACCCTCTACGATG gtGGAATGAAAGCTATAAAAAGGATTTATTCTCCAGTCGTATTGACTCTACGAAATCTCTGGCTCAAGCCATTGCTGCTTCCCCCAATCCTCCTCACTCCTGGGTCGTGGTGTCGGGAGTAG CTTGTTACAAGCCCAGTCTGACAGCTGAGTACACAGAAGAGAGTGAATGGACACCATTTGACATCCTCTCCAAACTGGTGAAGGAGTGGGAGGGCTCGGCTCTTCTTCCTGATCATGTGACCAACACCACCAAACAAGTAGTCATCAGGGCTG ggGCAGTTTTAGGCCGTGACGGTGGTGCCATGAAGCAGATGCTGCTCCCCTTTTGGCTCGGCCTGGGGGGCACCCTGGGGTCCGGACGGCAGCCGTTCCCCTGGATCCACATCTCGGACCTGGCAGGACTCATCGCTCACGCTCTGGAGCCCCCTGCCGATCCCCCCTCGCCCTCACAACAAGTGCTCAACGGTGTGGCGCCCGCACTGAACACCAACCTGGAGTTCACTAGAGAGCTGGGCCGAGTGCTGAGGAGGCCCACCGTGTTCCCTGTGCCTGCCTTCGTCATGAATACCCTAATGGGCTCTGAGAGGGCCGTGGTCCTCATGGAGGGACAGAGAGTCGTACCGAAGAGGACTCAAGAGGCCGGCTTTCAGTACAAGTTCCCAGATCTGACCTCAGCCCTGAAAGAGATCGTTGGGAGTTAA
- the sdr39u1 gene encoding epimerase family protein SDR39U1 isoform X2 — MGMICSQTGELESHGLPPCEGAVNLAGENLMNPLRWWNESYKKDLFSSRIDSTKSLAQAIAASPNPPHSWVVVSGVACYKPSLTAEYTEESEWTPFDILSKLVKEWEGSALLPDHVTNTTKQVVIRAGAVLGRDGGAMKQMLLPFWLGLGGTLGSGRQPFPWIHISDLAGLIAHALEPPADPPSPSQQVLNGVAPALNTNLEFTRELGRVLRRPTVFPVPAFVMNTLMGSERAVVLMEGQRVVPKRTQEAGFQYKFPDLTSALKEIVGS, encoded by the exons ATGGGTATGATCTGTAGTCAAACA GGGGAGTTGGAGTCTCATGGCCTCCCACCATGTGAGGGTGCCGTCAACCTGGCTGGAGAGAATCTAATGAACCCTCTACGATG gtGGAATGAAAGCTATAAAAAGGATTTATTCTCCAGTCGTATTGACTCTACGAAATCTCTGGCTCAAGCCATTGCTGCTTCCCCCAATCCTCCTCACTCCTGGGTCGTGGTGTCGGGAGTAG CTTGTTACAAGCCCAGTCTGACAGCTGAGTACACAGAAGAGAGTGAATGGACACCATTTGACATCCTCTCCAAACTGGTGAAGGAGTGGGAGGGCTCGGCTCTTCTTCCTGATCATGTGACCAACACCACCAAACAAGTAGTCATCAGGGCTG ggGCAGTTTTAGGCCGTGACGGTGGTGCCATGAAGCAGATGCTGCTCCCCTTTTGGCTCGGCCTGGGGGGCACCCTGGGGTCCGGACGGCAGCCGTTCCCCTGGATCCACATCTCGGACCTGGCAGGACTCATCGCTCACGCTCTGGAGCCCCCTGCCGATCCCCCCTCGCCCTCACAACAAGTGCTCAACGGTGTGGCGCCCGCACTGAACACCAACCTGGAGTTCACTAGAGAGCTGGGCCGAGTGCTGAGGAGGCCCACCGTGTTCCCTGTGCCTGCCTTCGTCATGAATACCCTAATGGGCTCTGAGAGGGCCGTGGTCCTCATGGAGGGACAGAGAGTCGTACCGAAGAGGACTCAAGAGGCCGGCTTTCAGTACAAGTTCCCAGATCTGACCTCAGCCCTGAAAGAGATCGTTGGGAGTTAA
- the ltb4r2b gene encoding leukotriene B4 receptor 2b: MPLNGTEDKSVVSNDFSTTLGALILGLVFLLGVPGNLFIVWSILARIKQRSVTTLLILNLACADGLLMVLTIFFIVYLTMQTWVFGDAMCKCLFYLCNANMYASIFLITLMSVHRMVAVVMPMSLSTLVSKKVVRRVIWCTWVLVMLIAIPSLVFRDVREDHDEKNRTRQVCAPNHTKPTHERFQYSFETVLGFILPYTVIITCYVLILRRLRQTKFRRTVRSEKLILAIVVIFGLFWLPYHVINMIQVAAQWYDPKSPIREKLDNITRASRAVTSALAFISSCANPVLYTFAGKSYIKKNGFAFMAQLFEGTSLDQTGTKKNKDTVGLSTVDSANDSGTLQNRRA; encoded by the exons ATGCCTCTAAATGGCACAGAGGATAAAAGCGTGGTGAGCAATGACTTCTCCACGACGCTGGGAGCCCTCATCCTCGGCCTGGTCTTCCTCCTGGGCGTCCCCGGAAACCTCTTCATCGTCTGGAGCATCCTGGCTCGCATCAAACAGCGCTCGGTCACCACCCTCCTCATCCTCAACCTGGCGTGTGCAGACGGCCTCCTCATGGTCCTCACCATCTTCTTCATCGTCTACCTGACCATGCAGACGTGGGTGTTTGGAGACGCCATGTGCAAATGCCTGTTCTACCTGTGCAACGCCAACATGTACGCCTCCATCTTCCTCATCACGTTGATGAGCGTGCACAGGATGGTTGCCGTGGTGATGCCGATGAGCCTCTCCACCCTGGTGAGCAAGAAGGTGGTGAGGAGGGTGATCTGGTGCACGTGGGTGTTGGTGATGCTCATCGCTATTCCCTCGCTGGTGTTTCGAGACGTCAGAGAGGACCATGATGAGAAGAACAGAACAAGGCAGGTGTGTGCGCCCAATCACACAAAGCCTACACAT GAAAGGTTTCAGTATTCCTTTGAGACGGTGTTGGGGTTTATCTTGCCGTACACGGTCATCATCACGTGCTACGTCCTCATCCTGAGACGCCTCCGACAGACCAAGTTTCGCAGAACGGTCCGCAGCGAGAAACTCATCCTGGCCATCGTGGTGATTTTTGGCCTCTTCTGGCTGCCGTACCACGTCATCAACATGATACAG GTGGCAGCTCAGTGGTACGATCCGAAATCACCCATAAGAGAAAA ATTGGACAACATCACTCGGGCCAGCCGTGCAGTGACTTCGGCTCTGGCCTTCATCAGCAGCTGTGCCAACCCCGTCCTCTACACCTTCGCAGGGAAGTCGTACATCAAGAAGAACGGCTTCGCCTTCATGGCTCAGCTCTTTGAGGGCACGTCGTTGGACCAAACGGGAACGAAGAAGAACAAAGACACTGTGGGACTCAGTACCGTGGACTCTGCGAACGACTCGGGAACTTTACAAAACCGGAGAGCTTGA